Proteins found in one Solitalea lacus genomic segment:
- a CDS encoding beta-galactosidase, translating to MKKRLFLLLQIIFLTLPLSLLAQSLPQKVWAADNGNGTYKNPLLWGDWPDPDFIRVGDEFYFVSTSMHYVPGCPILKSRDLVNWEMAGYAVDKYDEDPRYNLQGGNMYLRGSWAATIRHHNGMFYVGFCTPNWDKEKGNFSICTAKDIKGPWKRAILPEYLYDPGLFFDDDGKVYVAHGQQKLYITELNADALSVKTPQREIYNNRDYPYLEGSHLYKIKGKYYILGTTGGTKGRQVCLRSDNIYGPYESKVVINDDHTYPGNGLHQGGMVQLKDGSWWFIIMQDRGAIGRTPNLEPVTWVGGWPMLGVNGKGVQTHKKPNVGKVYPATVPATSDEFNTSVLGLQWQWNHNPDNKKWSLTERKGHMRLQASFANELTMARNTLTQRVQGPVSEGVVEMDVKGLEKGNIAGFGIFQSPYAYIAVRKEDKGNCLLMVNNGKVIDSINNFSASKIWIKANATHIGFKATFSYSIDGKKFIPFGNQLAMGLGLDWTANRFALFNFSTQKEGVGGNADFNWFHFKGENHLVNNQKVSYNGNCLNIDGKETFVYSAAFHYFRCPKELWRDRFQKIKAAGFNTVETYIPWNWHERNMPKDIDDESQLDFSDVKEWLRMAQDEFGFYTIVRPGPFICAEWAGGGYPRWLAKFRPNVEDFWLRSNDPEHVKWSLHWYKAVCKFIADEQITQKPKGEKGIILVQIENEYNHHETNGKVAFLQSLYQAVKKAGVNVPMFTCLTAECRASKDSVLSDVFDSDNYYVGLNDAIGCAKRMEDLKHKQPNAPGFVTELQGGWFSTVGGKLSEDSESDYRHFYAIGMMSILGGATGLNGYMFYGGTHFEGWGARGQTTSYDYNAAIRENGALSQKYFAAKNLGAFIKKYQQQLIHSKGGVCVFEKSPNELTGGMRIAEDGTKFVFLHNSSAKKRIAGTAIVNPAAGGTQGEPIYNVNQNEEKVLISIDPTKKNALASESAFEVQYELDSLGTKVLIIPPKATVKEGVWWSLSEDLKKKAAVQQPKNSIRIAKARVYNEDFKASWEPLKPLVSLPELGVNDSRYTLYRSKDLLTEKEASNFVKLLFNTFSRDILNVQVNGKVAKRLYPSDNYAAAAYRNVDKSFAQIKDKEYDNVFDVAGLLKNGENEIIVVYENIGHEHGYYPMEELCGIRKAGLTDTSSVIQKMLQWQVATDLSGIEHGFIASNFNDRSWKETELDTTITIPRKGNNIQPKGKQEALFTWYRTEFELPKNADPATTWRLLINASGNGYIYLNGHNIGRHYEVGPQREFYLPECWLRYGNNQKNVITLGLRQTMNGAVIKGMEIKED from the coding sequence ATGAAAAAACGGCTATTTCTTTTACTTCAAATTATCTTTCTTACGTTACCATTAAGCCTTTTGGCACAGTCATTACCCCAAAAAGTATGGGCAGCAGATAATGGAAATGGTACGTATAAAAACCCTTTACTATGGGGCGATTGGCCCGACCCGGATTTTATACGGGTCGGTGATGAATTTTACTTTGTTTCAACCAGTATGCACTATGTGCCTGGTTGCCCCATACTAAAATCAAGGGATTTGGTAAACTGGGAAATGGCTGGTTATGCTGTCGACAAGTACGATGAAGATCCTCGCTATAATCTTCAAGGGGGCAATATGTACCTGCGGGGTTCATGGGCTGCAACCATCAGACATCACAACGGAATGTTTTATGTAGGATTTTGCACCCCCAATTGGGATAAAGAAAAAGGAAATTTCTCCATTTGTACTGCCAAAGACATCAAAGGACCTTGGAAAAGAGCGATTTTGCCGGAATACTTATATGATCCGGGGTTGTTTTTTGATGATGATGGAAAAGTGTACGTGGCTCATGGTCAACAAAAACTGTATATAACGGAATTAAATGCCGATGCCTTATCGGTGAAAACGCCGCAAAGGGAAATTTATAATAATCGTGATTACCCTTATTTGGAAGGGTCCCATTTATACAAAATCAAAGGGAAGTATTATATTTTGGGTACTACCGGAGGTACAAAAGGAAGGCAGGTTTGTTTGCGATCAGATAATATTTATGGTCCTTATGAATCGAAGGTAGTTATTAATGACGACCATACTTATCCGGGCAATGGACTGCACCAGGGTGGAATGGTACAACTAAAAGATGGTTCCTGGTGGTTTATTATTATGCAGGATCGTGGAGCCATAGGCCGAACCCCTAATTTGGAACCTGTTACCTGGGTGGGTGGATGGCCAATGTTGGGCGTGAATGGGAAAGGGGTACAAACTCATAAAAAGCCTAATGTTGGTAAAGTCTATCCGGCCACAGTTCCGGCTACTTCTGATGAGTTCAATACCTCCGTGCTTGGTTTGCAATGGCAGTGGAATCATAATCCTGATAATAAAAAATGGTCATTAACAGAACGAAAAGGACATATGCGTTTGCAGGCCTCTTTTGCAAATGAGTTAACCATGGCTCGCAATACGCTTACACAACGTGTGCAGGGGCCGGTTTCTGAAGGGGTTGTGGAGATGGATGTTAAAGGATTGGAAAAAGGTAATATCGCCGGTTTTGGAATTTTTCAGTCTCCTTACGCTTACATCGCTGTACGCAAAGAAGATAAAGGTAATTGCCTGCTGATGGTTAATAATGGTAAGGTAATCGATAGCATTAATAATTTTTCTGCAAGCAAAATCTGGATCAAAGCAAACGCAACCCATATTGGTTTTAAAGCCACATTTTCATATAGCATAGATGGGAAAAAGTTTATCCCATTCGGAAATCAACTTGCCATGGGACTAGGTTTAGACTGGACCGCCAACCGATTCGCTTTATTTAATTTTAGTACCCAAAAAGAAGGAGTTGGGGGTAATGCCGATTTCAATTGGTTTCATTTTAAGGGAGAGAACCATTTGGTTAATAATCAAAAGGTGTCGTACAATGGCAATTGCTTAAATATAGATGGGAAAGAAACCTTTGTGTACAGTGCTGCATTTCATTATTTTCGTTGTCCCAAAGAATTATGGCGAGACAGGTTTCAAAAGATAAAGGCAGCCGGCTTTAATACCGTTGAAACCTATATTCCATGGAACTGGCACGAACGCAATATGCCGAAGGATATTGATGATGAGTCTCAGCTAGACTTTTCGGATGTAAAAGAGTGGCTGCGTATGGCCCAGGATGAATTTGGGTTTTATACCATTGTCCGCCCCGGGCCGTTCATTTGTGCTGAATGGGCTGGTGGGGGCTATCCAAGATGGTTAGCTAAATTTCGTCCCAACGTGGAAGATTTCTGGCTTAGAAGCAATGATCCTGAACATGTAAAATGGAGTTTGCATTGGTATAAAGCTGTTTGCAAATTTATTGCCGATGAACAAATTACTCAAAAGCCTAAGGGGGAAAAAGGAATTATCCTGGTTCAAATTGAAAACGAATACAACCACCATGAAACGAATGGTAAAGTAGCGTTTTTGCAATCCTTATATCAAGCTGTAAAAAAGGCTGGAGTTAATGTTCCGATGTTTACTTGTTTAACAGCTGAATGTAGGGCAAGTAAAGATAGCGTCTTATCAGATGTTTTTGATAGCGATAATTATTATGTGGGATTGAATGACGCTATTGGTTGTGCTAAGAGAATGGAAGACTTAAAGCATAAGCAGCCAAATGCTCCGGGCTTTGTTACCGAATTGCAAGGCGGCTGGTTTTCTACCGTTGGAGGAAAATTAAGTGAAGATAGCGAGTCAGACTATCGTCATTTCTATGCAATCGGTATGATGTCAATTTTGGGCGGGGCTACAGGATTGAATGGTTATATGTTTTATGGAGGTACTCATTTTGAAGGTTGGGGAGCCAGAGGACAAACAACAAGCTATGATTATAATGCAGCCATCAGAGAAAATGGTGCACTTTCACAGAAATATTTTGCGGCTAAAAACCTGGGAGCTTTCATTAAAAAGTATCAGCAACAACTCATCCACTCCAAGGGAGGTGTTTGTGTATTTGAAAAATCACCTAATGAATTAACAGGAGGTATGCGTATTGCAGAAGACGGGACGAAGTTTGTATTCCTTCACAATAGTTCTGCGAAAAAGCGCATTGCGGGCACAGCCATTGTTAATCCGGCTGCGGGCGGTACTCAGGGTGAGCCAATCTATAACGTAAACCAAAACGAAGAGAAAGTTTTAATATCAATTGATCCAACAAAGAAAAACGCATTGGCTTCCGAATCGGCATTCGAAGTGCAATATGAATTGGATTCGTTGGGGACGAAAGTATTGATCATCCCTCCTAAAGCTACAGTCAAAGAAGGGGTGTGGTGGAGTTTGTCAGAGGATTTAAAGAAGAAAGCGGCAGTTCAACAGCCAAAAAATAGTATACGGATAGCAAAAGCCCGGGTTTATAATGAAGATTTTAAGGCTAGTTGGGAACCTCTAAAGCCTTTAGTTTCCCTTCCCGAATTAGGTGTGAACGATAGCCGGTATACATTATATCGTTCAAAGGATTTATTAACAGAAAAGGAAGCTTCAAATTTTGTTAAACTATTGTTCAATACCTTTTCAAGGGATATTTTGAATGTACAGGTAAACGGCAAGGTTGCAAAACGTTTATATCCTAGTGATAATTATGCAGCAGCTGCCTACAGAAATGTTGACAAATCTTTTGCACAAATTAAAGACAAAGAATACGATAATGTTTTTGATGTTGCAGGTTTGTTAAAAAATGGAGAGAACGAAATTATAGTCGTTTACGAAAACATTGGGCATGAGCATGGTTATTATCCTATGGAAGAATTATGCGGCATTCGTAAAGCCGGTTTGACTGATACTTCTTCAGTAATTCAAAAAATGCTTCAATGGCAGGTAGCAACTGACTTGTCGGGAATTGAGCATGGCTTTATCGCCTCTAATTTTAATGACCGTTCATGGAAGGAAACAGAATTAGATACTACGATAACAATTCCTCGAAAAGGAAATAATATTCAGCCAAAAGGTAAACAGGAGGCTCTATTTACATGGTATAGAACCGAGTTTGAATTGCCTAAAAATGCAGATCCAGCAACCACCTGGCGACTACTTATTAATGCTTCGGGCAATGGTTACATTTATTTGAATGGACACAATATTGGCCGGCATTATGAGGTTGGTCCGCAACGTGAATTTTATTTGCCTGAATGCTGGTTGCGTTATGGGAACAACCAAAAGAATGTAATAACGCTGGGGCTACGCCAAACCATGAATGGGGCAGTGATAAAAGGGATGGAGATAAAAGAAGATTAA
- a CDS encoding RNA polymerase sigma factor, producing MELFDDIELLSMLQNNNMEALNELYNRYWEVLFDIACKKLNDREDAKDIVHDLFLQLWNTRTSLYIYKSFSGFLFTALKNKIIDKQRSVTRRTKKDNEIVQMQPGACNGTYEEVCYNELNGIIRFEIDQLPEKMREIYQLSREENLSIDEIANRLSLSNQTVKNQISKALKRLREKVSQSLATIFF from the coding sequence TTGGAATTATTTGACGATATAGAGTTGCTAAGCATGTTGCAAAATAACAACATGGAGGCTTTAAATGAGCTCTATAATCGTTATTGGGAAGTTCTCTTTGATATTGCTTGTAAAAAGTTAAATGACAGAGAAGATGCAAAAGATATAGTTCACGACCTGTTTTTACAATTGTGGAATACCCGCACATCATTATACATTTATAAATCTTTCTCAGGATTTCTATTCACCGCCCTCAAAAACAAAATAATTGACAAGCAACGGTCTGTAACCAGAAGAACAAAGAAGGATAATGAAATTGTTCAAATGCAGCCAGGTGCTTGTAATGGTACCTATGAGGAAGTTTGTTACAATGAGTTGAATGGCATTATTCGTTTTGAAATAGACCAGCTTCCGGAAAAAATGAGAGAAATCTATCAATTGAGCCGAGAAGAAAATCTGTCGATTGACGAAATTGCTAACCGTTTATCCCTCTCCAACCAAACCGTTAAAAATCAGATTAGTAAAGCTTTGAAGCGGCTTCGCGAAAAGGTTTCCCAGAGTCTGGCCACTATTTTTTTCTAA
- a CDS encoding RagB/SusD family nutrient uptake outer membrane protein: MKKIYVLAGALSIALSFTACNKDFLDKAPLDELSDQTFWKNEKDVQMALNACYRKGLFGFWEVLYMDGMADNAYSQFVWDGFQKIGNGTMDAGYVDQNNFFDFKGIRSCNEFLVGIEKVPFADPAKKEAMKAEARFIRAMDYFYKVQFFGDVPLMTKPLALQESNIPKTPKAEVVKFILDELGAIANSLPNKASSSGRVSKVAVLALKARIELYEGKFADAANSASQVMNMGFSLFPNYEAMFWMANKGNSEVIFDRQYKVDGQDNTMWDMGAHLPNSEGGWSSIEPTQSLVDEYECTDGKVAELSPLYNPQNPYVNRDPRMKATILYPGADWRGSLFNSLDKDGADYYNNSDNASETGYNLRKYMDPTAEGDGVWNWGTNAILIRYAEVLLTYAEAKIEQNQIDASVYNAIDAIRQRAGMPAVDRTVYSNQVKLRELIRRERRVELAMEGFRWFDLKRWNQLEKIGNPVYGVREGVVNPDGSVALTGTNRLVEQRIFAPKNYLLPIPQAAIDISQGVLKQNQNY; the protein is encoded by the coding sequence ATGAAAAAAATATATGTATTGGCTGGAGCACTTTCAATTGCATTAAGTTTTACAGCCTGTAATAAAGATTTTTTGGACAAAGCTCCTTTAGACGAACTTTCGGATCAAACCTTTTGGAAAAATGAGAAGGATGTGCAAATGGCATTGAATGCCTGTTATCGAAAAGGTTTATTCGGTTTTTGGGAAGTGTTATATATGGACGGTATGGCCGATAACGCTTACTCACAGTTTGTTTGGGATGGTTTCCAAAAGATTGGTAATGGTACCATGGATGCTGGCTACGTGGATCAAAATAATTTTTTCGATTTTAAAGGTATTAGATCCTGTAATGAGTTCTTAGTTGGTATAGAAAAGGTGCCATTCGCAGATCCTGCAAAGAAAGAAGCGATGAAGGCAGAAGCTCGTTTCATTAGAGCTATGGATTATTTCTACAAAGTTCAGTTTTTTGGCGATGTGCCTTTAATGACTAAGCCACTTGCTCTCCAAGAGTCCAATATTCCTAAAACGCCTAAGGCAGAGGTTGTAAAATTTATTTTAGATGAGTTAGGAGCTATTGCAAATTCACTTCCTAATAAGGCCTCATCAAGTGGCAGGGTGTCAAAAGTAGCTGTTCTGGCTTTAAAGGCACGTATTGAACTGTATGAGGGTAAGTTTGCTGATGCAGCTAATTCGGCCAGTCAGGTAATGAATATGGGCTTTAGCTTGTTCCCAAATTATGAGGCAATGTTCTGGATGGCTAATAAGGGAAACAGTGAGGTCATCTTTGATCGTCAATATAAGGTAGATGGACAAGACAATACGATGTGGGATATGGGTGCTCATTTACCTAACAGTGAAGGTGGCTGGTCGTCGATAGAACCAACTCAAAGTTTGGTAGATGAATATGAGTGTACAGATGGAAAAGTTGCCGAGCTCTCGCCATTGTATAACCCGCAAAATCCTTATGTAAACAGAGATCCTCGAATGAAAGCAACCATTCTTTATCCTGGCGCTGATTGGAGAGGTAGCTTGTTTAATTCGTTAGATAAAGACGGAGCAGATTATTATAATAACAGCGACAATGCTTCAGAAACTGGTTATAACCTGCGTAAGTACATGGATCCGACTGCAGAAGGAGATGGAGTTTGGAACTGGGGAACCAATGCCATTCTAATTCGTTATGCAGAGGTGTTGCTAACGTATGCAGAAGCAAAAATTGAGCAGAACCAGATTGATGCAAGCGTTTATAATGCTATTGATGCCATAAGACAACGAGCTGGCATGCCTGCGGTGGACAGAACGGTTTATAGCAACCAGGTTAAACTAAGAGAGCTTATCAGAAGAGAGCGAAGAGTGGAACTTGCAATGGAAGGATTCCGATGGTTCGATTTGAAACGTTGGAATCAACTAGAGAAAATCGGTAACCCTGTTTATGGGGTAAGAGAAGGAGTTGTGAATCCTGACGGTTCTGTTGCCTTGACTGGAACAAACCGGTTGGTGGAGCAACGCATTTTTGCTCCGAAAAATTACTTACTTCCAATTCCACAGGCGGCAATTGATATTTCTCAAGGTGTGCTCAAGCAGAATCAAAATTACTAA
- a CDS encoding FecR family protein produces the protein MTSKKDFYKEFNVSEYPLSFDSEEDRLQVKDEIQQRLYQSISNQQASPGLIRRLLTSTTYKIAAVLIVLISTALISYKLYWLKNDSLTFITLNAPQGKVMEFMLPDGSKIILNAGSKLKYPSKFASTRDIYLEEGEAFFDVTHDPSKPFIVHTSNVSTRVLGTAFNVKSYAALPTITVTVERGKVQVNEQAKTLGVLTPDKQLVFSKADHSAINKTVKAVKTTAWKKGDFILTEAYFDEIMLAIANRFNVEMNYDSKVFSNCQNSIHFTKTQTLSKVLETLKEIQGITYSIKGNQVFITGKSCK, from the coding sequence ATGACGTCGAAGAAAGATTTTTATAAAGAATTTAATGTTTCAGAATATCCATTGTCGTTTGATAGTGAAGAGGATAGATTGCAGGTAAAAGATGAAATTCAACAACGGTTATACCAAAGTATTTCTAATCAACAGGCCTCTCCTGGATTAATAAGAAGATTATTGACATCCACTACTTATAAGATTGCCGCAGTCTTAATAGTGTTGATCTCGACAGCTTTGATCTCCTATAAACTTTATTGGTTAAAGAATGACTCATTAACATTCATTACCCTAAATGCTCCACAAGGAAAAGTAATGGAATTTATGCTGCCTGATGGTAGTAAAATCATTTTAAATGCAGGCAGTAAACTGAAGTACCCATCAAAATTTGCAAGTACAAGGGATATTTATTTAGAAGAAGGTGAAGCCTTCTTCGATGTTACTCATGATCCATCAAAACCATTTATTGTTCACACGTCCAATGTTAGCACCCGTGTTTTAGGTACAGCATTTAATGTTAAGTCATACGCTGCATTGCCAACTATTACGGTAACTGTTGAAAGAGGAAAGGTGCAGGTTAATGAGCAAGCGAAAACTCTGGGAGTGCTCACTCCTGATAAGCAATTGGTGTTTAGCAAAGCAGATCACTCCGCAATAAATAAAACTGTTAAGGCCGTAAAAACAACAGCATGGAAGAAGGGCGATTTCATTTTAACAGAGGCCTATTTTGATGAAATAATGCTGGCTATTGCTAACAGATTTAATGTGGAAATGAATTACGATTCGAAAGTTTTCAGCAACTGTCAAAATAGTATTCATTTTACTAAAACACAAACCTTATCAAAGGTTTTGGAAACGCTTAAAGAAATTCAAGGCATAACCTACTCAATAAAAGGCAATCAGGTATTTATTACTGGTAAATCATGCAAATAA
- a CDS encoding TonB-dependent receptor: MKQNLQKMLKRRMAQLGMLAMLSAVSLNAWAKARILDIQQVKVTIGFKGGETLENAFKRLSELSKVSFNYNHNELRKVQSKNLEFINEPLNNVLNSILNGTSFHYKEGENGIVIFKAVEKHNNNLTVITTSTVDQITIKGTVSDATGPLPGVTVSVKNRTTATSTSVDGTYSIKVEKGDMLVFSMIGFKPKEITVGTQTTINVMLEPSMSALDEVVVVGYGQQKKVNLTGAIATVSAKDFANRPVTNISTAIQGKMAGVTVLQRSGQPGKDGGTIRIRGIGTLNDSSPLVLIDGLQGDMNTLDPNDIESVSVLKDAASAAIYGSRAANGVILITTKKGKNNTPAQLTYSAYSGWQDPTRLPHFLNSADYARLYNEALDNEGKTKRYTDEEIAKFASGVDPDKYPNTDWLGLFFTEKGYQQNHYLGLSGGSEKTTYSISLGYFDQKGLIKNSFSKRYNLKTNIESQVYDRLKVGVDLNINRKNITEPTNPYTGDMDQIFRQVIKLSPTIPYKYSNGQYGYGQDGNPIAWMDLNATNVSNYNDAFGNIHGELTILKGLTATGMLGIRSFADMGSRFIKDIQFYDPNTGNPTKYQGPNSQRDYNANSLNITAQALLNFNHSFGKHDVKGLAGFSRESYRNDWSQGYRKGFPNNELTELNPGSTDGQEATGSAYEWALQSFFGRLGYTYNNRYMFEANARYDGSSRFAKGNQYGLFPSFSAGWRISEEEFLKSVNWLSNLKLRASWGKLGNQLVTNSSGGQLYYPTVATITLGKDVDYTFDDAVASGAMVTKGVNPDLVWETSINTDLGLDASFFNDKLSLTADYFSRETKDILLDFPAPVTYGLAAPARNAGAMANKGFEFELSHNNRIGQVAYNASANFTIVNNEVTDLKGKGDIFYSGNAQIARVGVPYRSFYGYEVEGIFKTQAEVAEHATQSSVTKPGDLIYKDQNGDNVINAQDRVMIGNSIPKYIYGLNLGASYKGFDLSVFMQGAAGHKGLLNNEAIGGFSDRKPLEYQLGRWTPENPNAEFPRVLATQKHNEQVSSFWVRDASYVRLKNLQLGYSFPKSLTEKMRISSFKLYLSGQNLFTITKYPDGYDPELPEVSRGANYPQVKVYTLGLDVKF; the protein is encoded by the coding sequence ATGAAGCAAAATTTACAAAAAATGTTAAAACGGCGAATGGCGCAGCTAGGAATGCTTGCCATGCTTTCTGCTGTGTCATTAAATGCTTGGGCAAAGGCCCGCATTCTGGATATCCAGCAGGTTAAAGTGACGATTGGTTTCAAAGGAGGAGAGACACTTGAAAATGCATTCAAGCGCCTAAGTGAGCTTTCAAAGGTGTCATTTAACTATAATCATAATGAGCTTCGTAAAGTTCAGTCGAAAAATTTAGAGTTTATAAATGAACCGCTTAACAATGTTTTAAATTCAATTTTAAACGGAACAAGCTTTCATTACAAAGAAGGAGAAAATGGCATTGTAATTTTCAAGGCAGTTGAAAAACACAACAATAATTTAACTGTCATTACTACATCAACTGTTGATCAAATTACAATAAAAGGAACTGTTTCAGATGCAACTGGTCCATTGCCTGGCGTAACTGTTAGCGTTAAGAATCGTACGACAGCAACCAGTACAAGTGTTGATGGAACTTACTCAATTAAGGTAGAGAAGGGGGATATGCTGGTGTTCTCGATGATTGGTTTCAAACCTAAGGAGATTACTGTTGGCACCCAAACTACCATTAATGTAATGCTTGAGCCTTCTATGAGTGCTTTGGACGAAGTAGTTGTGGTAGGTTACGGACAACAAAAGAAAGTAAACTTAACCGGGGCAATTGCTACGGTTTCAGCAAAGGATTTTGCAAACCGACCGGTTACCAATATCTCTACAGCTATTCAGGGAAAAATGGCCGGTGTTACAGTATTGCAGCGCTCAGGCCAGCCCGGAAAAGACGGTGGAACTATTCGTATTAGAGGTATCGGAACATTAAACGATTCTAGTCCATTAGTACTTATTGATGGATTACAAGGTGATATGAATACCCTTGATCCGAATGACATTGAAAGTGTTTCAGTGTTAAAAGATGCTGCCTCGGCAGCAATTTATGGCTCACGTGCGGCAAATGGTGTAATCTTAATTACAACTAAGAAAGGAAAGAATAATACTCCGGCACAATTGACGTACAGTGCATATTCAGGCTGGCAAGATCCTACTCGTTTACCACATTTCCTTAATTCAGCAGATTATGCCCGCTTATACAACGAGGCATTAGATAATGAAGGAAAAACTAAAAGATACACTGATGAAGAAATTGCAAAATTTGCATCAGGTGTTGATCCTGATAAATACCCAAACACTGACTGGTTGGGATTATTCTTTACAGAAAAAGGTTATCAGCAGAATCATTATTTAGGGTTATCTGGAGGGTCTGAGAAAACTACTTATTCAATTTCTTTGGGTTATTTTGACCAAAAAGGTTTAATAAAAAACTCTTTTTCAAAACGCTATAACCTTAAAACAAATATTGAAAGTCAGGTTTATGATCGGTTAAAGGTGGGGGTAGACTTAAATATTAACCGCAAGAATATTACCGAGCCAACCAATCCTTATACAGGGGATATGGACCAAATTTTCAGACAGGTAATTAAATTATCACCAACTATACCATATAAATATTCAAATGGCCAATACGGCTATGGCCAGGATGGTAACCCGATTGCCTGGATGGATTTGAACGCAACCAATGTATCTAACTATAACGATGCTTTCGGAAATATTCATGGTGAATTAACGATTCTTAAGGGTCTGACTGCTACAGGGATGTTAGGTATAAGATCGTTTGCTGATATGGGTAGCCGTTTCATTAAAGATATTCAATTCTATGATCCAAATACTGGCAATCCTACCAAGTATCAAGGGCCAAATTCACAAAGAGATTATAATGCCAATTCCCTAAACATCACTGCACAAGCTTTATTAAACTTTAACCATAGTTTTGGTAAGCACGATGTTAAAGGATTGGCCGGTTTCTCTCGTGAATCATATAGAAATGATTGGTCTCAAGGGTATAGAAAGGGTTTTCCTAACAATGAATTAACGGAGTTAAATCCTGGCTCAACAGACGGACAGGAAGCTACCGGGTCAGCCTATGAATGGGCGTTGCAATCATTCTTTGGTCGCTTAGGTTATACTTATAATAACCGGTATATGTTTGAAGCGAATGCCAGGTATGATGGGTCTTCACGATTTGCCAAAGGAAATCAGTATGGCTTGTTCCCCTCATTTTCGGCTGGTTGGAGAATTTCAGAAGAAGAGTTTCTTAAATCGGTAAACTGGTTATCTAATCTGAAATTGAGAGCTTCATGGGGAAAATTGGGTAATCAGTTAGTAACTAATTCCAGTGGCGGTCAACTATATTACCCTACTGTAGCAACAATTACACTAGGGAAAGATGTGGACTATACTTTCGATGATGCAGTAGCTTCAGGTGCCATGGTAACGAAAGGAGTAAATCCTGATTTGGTTTGGGAAACCTCAATTAACACTGATTTAGGTCTTGATGCATCTTTCTTTAACGATAAACTTTCATTGACTGCAGATTACTTCAGCAGAGAAACAAAAGATATTCTTCTTGACTTCCCTGCTCCGGTTACTTACGGATTGGCTGCTCCGGCTCGTAATGCAGGGGCTATGGCAAATAAGGGATTTGAATTTGAATTAAGTCACAATAATAGGATAGGACAAGTTGCCTATAACGCTTCAGCCAATTTTACAATTGTTAATAATGAGGTAACAGACCTAAAAGGGAAAGGCGATATTTTTTATTCAGGCAATGCTCAAATTGCTCGTGTAGGAGTACCTTATAGATCGTTTTACGGGTATGAAGTAGAAGGTATTTTCAAAACACAAGCCGAGGTTGCAGAACATGCTACTCAAAGTTCAGTGACAAAACCAGGGGATTTGATATATAAAGATCAGAACGGCGACAATGTAATTAATGCACAAGATCGTGTTATGATTGGCAATAGCATTCCCAAATACATCTATGGATTAAACCTGGGCGCTAGCTATAAGGGCTTCGATCTAAGTGTATTTATGCAAGGCGCTGCTGGTCATAAAGGCCTGTTAAACAATGAGGCAATCGGTGGATTCAGTGATCGTAAACCACTTGAATATCAATTGGGACGCTGGACACCTGAGAATCCGAATGCAGAATTTCCAAGAGTATTAGCCACTCAAAAACATAATGAGCAGGTTTCATCATTTTGGGTAAGAGATGCATCATACGTACGTCTCAAGAATCTACAATTAGGGTACAGCTTTCCTAAGTCGCTTACAGAAAAGATGAGAATTTCCAGCTTTAAATTATACTTAAGCGGACAAAACTTATTCACCATTACTAAGTACCCTGATGGATACGATCCGGAATTACCAGAGGTAAGCCGCGGTGCAAATTATCCGCAGGTAAAAGTGTACACATTAGGATTAGATGTTAAATTTTAA
- the rplM gene encoding 50S ribosomal protein L13: MNTLSYKTVSANSKTVKKEWVVIDANAEILGRLSSKIAMIIRGKHKPDFTPHVDCGDNVIVINADKVKLTGNKWTEKQYVRYTGYPGGQRFISPRDLMAKHPTAVIEKAVRGMLPKNKLGNALIKNLYVYAGNEHPHAAQSPKTIK; this comes from the coding sequence GTGAATACGTTAAGTTACAAAACTGTCTCTGCAAACAGTAAAACTGTTAAAAAGGAGTGGGTCGTAATTGACGCCAACGCAGAGATCCTGGGGCGCTTGTCATCGAAGATCGCAATGATCATCCGTGGTAAACACAAGCCTGACTTTACCCCGCACGTAGACTGTGGAGATAACGTAATTGTTATCAACGCAGACAAGGTTAAATTGACTGGTAACAAATGGACTGAAAAACAGTACGTACGTTACACTGGTTATCCAGGTGGTCAGCGCTTTATCTCCCCAAGAGATTTAATGGCTAAACACCCTACTGCAGTTATCGAAAAAGCAGTACGCGGTATGCTTCCTAAAAACAAATTAGGAAACGCGTTAATTAAGAACTTGTATGTATATGCCGGCAACGAGCATCCGCATGCAGCTCAAAGTCCTAAAACCATTAAATAA